The Thermococcus sp. CX2 genome includes a window with the following:
- the glp gene encoding gephyrin-like molybdotransferase Glp, translated as MAFLKVVPLEEALEVIESFPLERRVEKVPLEEALGRVLAEDIVSPIDVPPFDRATVDGYAVRAEDTFMASESEPVKLRVIGEINAGDTPTVELKPGESVYISTGAPLPKNADAVIQFEDVDREGDEVIIYKPAYPGLGVMKRGTDIPSGKLLLRTGTRLGFKETALLSAIGFSEVRVFRKPRVAVISTGNEVVLPGTELRYGQIYDINGRAIADAVRELGGEAVFLGIAKDDKDSLKELILKGVECCDIVILSGGASGGIRDLTSSIIDELGKVYIHGIAIQPGKPTIIGLIDGKPIFGLPGYPTSCLTNFTLLVAPLLRKLLGRESEVRKVKKRLAHKVFSVKGRRQFLPVKVEGEKAVPILKGSGAVTSFIDADGFIEVPENVEILDEGEEVEVTFFG; from the coding sequence CCCGCTCGAGGAGGCGCTCGGAAGGGTTCTCGCGGAGGACATTGTGAGCCCCATAGACGTTCCCCCCTTTGACAGGGCGACGGTGGACGGCTACGCGGTCAGGGCGGAAGACACATTCATGGCAAGCGAGAGCGAGCCTGTGAAACTGAGGGTCATCGGCGAGATAAACGCCGGAGATACGCCGACGGTGGAACTCAAGCCAGGCGAGAGCGTCTACATATCCACTGGCGCCCCCCTTCCAAAGAACGCCGACGCTGTGATACAGTTCGAAGACGTGGACAGGGAAGGAGACGAAGTAATCATCTACAAGCCCGCCTATCCAGGTCTTGGGGTCATGAAGAGGGGCACCGACATTCCAAGTGGAAAGCTCCTCCTAAGGACTGGGACGCGGCTTGGCTTCAAGGAGACTGCTCTGCTTTCAGCGATTGGCTTTTCGGAGGTTAGGGTCTTCAGGAAGCCGAGGGTGGCGGTGATAAGCACGGGCAATGAGGTGGTTCTGCCTGGAACTGAGCTTAGATACGGCCAGATATATGATATCAACGGCAGAGCGATAGCCGACGCCGTTAGGGAACTCGGGGGAGAAGCCGTTTTCCTTGGCATAGCAAAGGATGACAAAGACAGCTTAAAGGAGCTCATCCTCAAAGGCGTTGAGTGCTGCGACATCGTAATCCTCAGCGGCGGCGCGAGCGGGGGAATAAGGGACCTAACGTCATCGATAATCGATGAGCTCGGTAAGGTTTACATCCACGGCATAGCGATACAGCCGGGGAAGCCGACGATAATCGGCCTCATTGACGGAAAGCCGATATTCGGTCTGCCAGGTTATCCGACGTCTTGCCTCACGAACTTCACCCTGCTGGTCGCTCCACTCCTGAGGAAACTCCTGGGAAGGGAAAGCGAAGTTAGAAAGGTCAAGAAGAGGCTCGCCCACAAGGTCTTCTCGGTAAAGGGCAGGAGGCAGTTCCTGCCCGTAAAAGTCGAGGGAGAAAAGGCCGTTCCGATACTCAAAGGCAGTGGAGCGGTGACGAGCTTCATTGATGCTGACGGCTTTATAGAGGTGCCTGAGAACGTTGAGATACTGGATGAGGGCGAGGAAGTCGAGGTTACGTTTTTTGGGTGA
- the serS gene encoding serine--tRNA ligase, protein MLDIKLIRENPDLVKGDLIKRGEIEKLKWIDEILELDAKWRENLRKINQLRRDRNRIAVEIGKRKKAGEPVDDLLAKSKDIVNQIEALEKEIEEIRAKIDYYLWRLPNITHESVPIGKDDTENVPIRFWGKAKVWEGFLESFKEQSLGKMDYEVLSWRPKLHVDMLELLRGADLERAAKVSGSRFYYLLNELVILDLALIRFTLDKLIEKGFTPVIPPYMVRRYVEEGVTSFDDFEDVIYKVEDEDLYLIPTAEHPLAGMHANEILEGKDLPLLYVGVSPCFRKEAGTAGKDTKGIFRVHQFHKVEQFVYAKPEESWEWHEKLIQNAEEIFQELEIPYRVVNICTGDLGYVAAKKYDIEAWMAGQGKFREVVSASNCTEWQARRLNIRYRDKTHEKPRFVHTLNSTAIATSRAIVAILENHQTEEGVVKLPKVLWKYTGFKEILPASMKEKCCQGLE, encoded by the coding sequence ATGCTCGACATAAAGCTCATCCGTGAAAACCCCGATCTGGTCAAGGGGGACCTAATCAAGCGCGGGGAAATTGAGAAGCTCAAGTGGATAGACGAGATCCTCGAGCTTGACGCCAAGTGGCGCGAAAACCTCAGGAAGATAAACCAGCTCAGGCGCGACAGGAACAGGATAGCCGTCGAGATAGGCAAGAGGAAGAAGGCTGGCGAGCCCGTTGATGACCTCTTAGCCAAGAGCAAGGATATAGTCAACCAGATAGAGGCCCTCGAGAAGGAAATCGAGGAGATAAGGGCGAAGATTGACTACTACCTCTGGAGGCTTCCGAACATCACCCACGAGAGCGTTCCGATTGGTAAAGACGACACTGAGAACGTCCCCATAAGGTTCTGGGGGAAGGCTAAAGTTTGGGAAGGCTTCCTCGAGTCCTTCAAGGAGCAGAGCCTCGGAAAGATGGACTATGAGGTTCTGAGCTGGAGGCCTAAGCTCCACGTGGATATGCTGGAGCTCCTTCGTGGCGCTGACCTGGAGAGGGCCGCGAAGGTAAGCGGCTCGCGCTTCTACTACCTCCTCAACGAGCTCGTCATACTTGACCTTGCCTTAATCCGCTTCACCCTCGACAAGCTCATCGAGAAGGGCTTTACCCCTGTGATTCCGCCCTATATGGTCAGACGCTACGTCGAGGAGGGCGTCACGAGCTTCGATGACTTCGAGGACGTTATCTACAAGGTCGAGGATGAGGATTTATACCTCATTCCAACAGCTGAGCACCCACTCGCTGGAATGCACGCCAACGAGATACTCGAGGGCAAGGATTTACCGCTCCTCTACGTTGGTGTGAGTCCGTGCTTCAGAAAGGAGGCCGGAACCGCTGGAAAGGACACGAAGGGAATCTTCCGCGTTCACCAGTTCCACAAGGTCGAGCAGTTCGTCTATGCAAAGCCGGAGGAGAGCTGGGAGTGGCACGAGAAGCTCATCCAGAACGCCGAGGAGATATTCCAAGAGCTTGAGATTCCCTACAGGGTTGTGAACATCTGTACTGGAGATTTGGGCTACGTTGCCGCTAAGAAGTACGACATAGAGGCCTGGATGGCCGGCCAGGGCAAGTTCAGGGAAGTTGTCAGCGCTTCAAACTGCACCGAGTGGCAGGCGAGGCGTTTGAACATCCGCTACCGCGACAAGACCCACGAAAAGCCGCGCTTCGTCCACACTCTCAACTCCACCGCTATAGCTACATCGAGGGCCATAGTTGCCATCCTGGAGAACCACCAGACGGAAGAGGGTGTTGTGAAGCTTCCCAAGGTCCTCTGGAAGTACACTGGCTTCAAGGAGATTCTGCCGGCCAGCATGAAGGAGAAGTGCTGCCAGGGGCTTGAGTGA
- a CDS encoding nucleotidyltransferase domain-containing protein, with protein sequence MPREKVVRVWDEREVVYPPKRWRYLWEKREKALSIMERLEQFDPLLYGSVARGDVRKDSDIDIFIPYKVPSYLIELALEGLVSRRKIVMATPWHLIKGVIEIDEETTVTFPLIEPTDRELEFYRWGGAIDLWGVKTKQRVSGVNKKLILIIPTEKGHIESEVVGRESEVAKILGVSIDIVTERVHVLTRRDAIGRTGIYINEEVPDWMSFEEALKLIADRDPNVRRKVREAGGI encoded by the coding sequence ATGCCGAGGGAAAAAGTTGTTAGAGTCTGGGACGAGAGGGAAGTTGTCTACCCCCCCAAACGCTGGCGCTACCTATGGGAGAAGCGCGAGAAGGCGTTGAGCATAATGGAGCGCCTTGAGCAGTTTGACCCACTTCTCTATGGAAGTGTCGCGAGGGGAGACGTAAGGAAGGACAGCGACATAGACATATTCATCCCCTACAAGGTTCCGAGCTACCTAATCGAACTCGCCCTTGAGGGACTCGTGAGCAGGAGAAAAATAGTCATGGCAACGCCGTGGCACCTCATAAAGGGCGTCATCGAGATAGACGAGGAAACCACCGTCACCTTTCCGCTGATAGAACCGACCGACAGGGAGCTGGAGTTCTACCGCTGGGGCGGGGCCATAGATTTGTGGGGTGTGAAGACGAAGCAGAGAGTTTCAGGGGTGAACAAAAAGCTCATCCTCATAATTCCAACCGAGAAAGGCCACATCGAGAGTGAAGTGGTCGGAAGGGAAAGCGAGGTGGCGAAAATTCTAGGGGTGAGCATCGACATCGTAACCGAGCGCGTTCACGTCCTGACGAGGAGGGACGCTATAGGGAGGACCGGAATATACATCAACGAGGAAGTGCCAGACTGGATGAGCTTTGAGGAGGCGCTGAAGCTCATAGCGGACCGCGACCCGAACGTTAGGAGAAAAGTGAGGGAAGCAGGCGGGATTTAA
- a CDS encoding L-threonylcarbamoyladenylate synthase — MTVVINMREGLDERKVRIAARFILEGKLVAFPTETVYGLGADALNEKAVKRIFKAKGRPADNPLIVHIADFKDLNKLAREIPEEAKLLAERFWPGPLTMVLPKKDEVPKVTTGGLDTVAVRMPSHPIALALIRASTPIAAPSANVSGRPSPTMAEHVIDDFYGKIECVIDGGETKIGVESTVIDLSGEKPTLLRPGGLPLEEIERVIGEVEIHPAVRGKLVDVARSPGMKYKHYSPEAQVIVVEGPRERVREKIKELVKEYQGQGLCVGVMATEPYECDEFFHLGGTEEEVARNLFKALRELDKRGVDIIIAEGIEERGLGFAVMNRLRKAAGYRIIWA; from the coding sequence ATGACGGTAGTAATCAACATGCGAGAAGGTCTGGATGAGAGAAAGGTTAGGATAGCCGCGAGGTTCATATTGGAGGGAAAGCTGGTTGCCTTCCCAACTGAGACGGTTTACGGTCTTGGCGCCGATGCCCTCAATGAGAAAGCCGTTAAGAGAATCTTCAAGGCCAAAGGAAGGCCAGCTGACAACCCGCTCATCGTCCACATAGCCGACTTCAAGGACTTGAATAAGCTCGCAAGGGAAATCCCAGAGGAGGCAAAGCTGCTAGCTGAGAGGTTCTGGCCGGGCCCCCTAACGATGGTTCTCCCTAAGAAGGACGAGGTCCCGAAGGTTACCACTGGCGGCCTCGATACCGTCGCGGTCAGGATGCCTTCTCACCCAATAGCCCTCGCGCTCATAAGGGCCAGCACCCCGATAGCGGCCCCATCAGCCAACGTAAGCGGCAGACCAAGTCCCACCATGGCCGAGCACGTCATAGACGACTTCTACGGGAAGATAGAGTGTGTAATCGACGGCGGGGAGACTAAAATCGGTGTGGAGTCCACCGTCATTGACCTGAGCGGTGAAAAACCAACCCTGCTAAGACCCGGCGGACTGCCACTCGAGGAGATTGAGAGGGTCATCGGCGAGGTTGAGATACATCCCGCGGTCAGGGGCAAGCTCGTCGATGTTGCCCGCTCGCCGGGGATGAAGTACAAGCACTACTCTCCCGAGGCCCAGGTCATCGTAGTGGAAGGTCCGAGGGAGCGTGTCAGGGAGAAGATAAAAGAGCTCGTTAAGGAATATCAGGGGCAGGGGCTCTGCGTGGGAGTGATGGCGACGGAGCCCTACGAGTGCGATGAGTTCTTCCACCTCGGGGGCACTGAGGAAGAAGTCGCCAGAAACCTCTTCAAAGCCCTGAGGGAGCTTGATAAGAGGGGGGTGGATATAATAATCGCCGAAGGGATCGAGGAGAGGGGACTTGGGTTCGCCGTGATGAACAGGCTCAGAAAAGCGGCTGGATACAGGATAATATGGGCATAG
- a CDS encoding glycosyltransferase family 4 protein, whose amino-acid sequence MRILMVGHYPPHGGGVASHLDNLVRELRNRHEVHVLTYGPVKPREHEREFVHQVRVPPIYGLRGTSFALLGARKIVHLHREFGFDLIHAHFVGTTSYAGVLAKERLGLPLVVTAHGSDLEHTAKLTLGRFYVKKTLSSADAIITVSHSLAKKALSLGAEGVHVIPNGVRPLEEKPWKGKYITFIGALRDYKSPETFIELARVFPELEFLVVGDGPLRRKLEMEAPENVRFLGYRQDIDRVLSKSLMLVLPSKREGFGLVILEANSLGVPAVGRNVGGIAELIRNGKNGLLFNDFDGLVNAVKSLLKPKTNRKAGGIGRRIAALYSWSVVAEEVEGVYLKVLGQRF is encoded by the coding sequence ATGAGGATTCTAATGGTCGGGCACTATCCGCCGCACGGGGGAGGCGTTGCAAGCCACCTTGATAACCTCGTCAGGGAGTTGAGAAACCGCCATGAGGTTCATGTTCTAACTTACGGGCCCGTTAAGCCGAGGGAGCACGAGAGGGAGTTTGTGCACCAGGTGAGGGTGCCCCCAATCTATGGCCTCAGAGGGACGAGCTTCGCGCTCCTCGGTGCTAGGAAGATTGTCCACCTCCATAGGGAGTTTGGATTCGACCTGATACACGCCCACTTCGTCGGGACGACGAGCTATGCGGGTGTCCTAGCGAAGGAGAGGTTGGGACTCCCACTGGTCGTCACCGCCCACGGCAGCGACCTCGAGCACACGGCGAAGCTGACCCTCGGGAGGTTCTACGTCAAAAAAACGCTCTCTTCGGCCGATGCAATTATCACCGTGAGCCACAGCCTCGCCAAGAAGGCGCTCTCCCTGGGAGCAGAGGGTGTCCACGTAATCCCAAACGGTGTCAGGCCCCTGGAAGAGAAACCATGGAAGGGCAAATACATCACGTTTATAGGGGCACTGAGGGACTACAAAAGCCCCGAGACGTTCATTGAACTGGCGAGAGTCTTCCCAGAGCTTGAGTTCCTCGTAGTTGGCGACGGCCCGCTTAGGCGGAAGCTTGAGATGGAAGCACCGGAGAACGTCAGGTTCCTCGGATACAGGCAGGACATCGATAGAGTCCTCTCCAAGAGCCTTATGCTCGTGCTTCCTTCCAAGAGGGAAGGCTTTGGGCTGGTAATTCTTGAGGCGAACAGCCTCGGTGTTCCCGCCGTTGGGAGGAACGTGGGGGGAATAGCCGAGCTTATAAGGAACGGAAAGAACGGTCTGCTCTTCAACGACTTCGACGGTCTCGTGAATGCCGTAAAATCCCTATTGAAGCCCAAGACGAACAGAAAAGCCGGAGGAATCGGAAGAAGGATAGCGGCGCTCTATTCCTGGAGCGTTGTTGCCGAGGAGGTCGAGGGGGTTTACCTCAAAGTCCTTGGGCAACGTTTTTAA
- a CDS encoding cell wall-binding repeat-containing protein, protein MILRKGLALLMGVLIVLSSTLTVHAAQVSMNLVILVSDNEADMAVAKNVAEILGAQVVVSPWGTYDPAASAEILTINPDRVIIIGGPVAIPEEYPKDLESFGIPYERWYGETRYETNLAVIKMLKEEFREAFGEIKYAIIVNGRDAIAIEAYSTGLLSKFFSDWSDGKSILILTDVGKADETIQALDELNSLVEVKYAATYSKTINSKPMFPLNDDLIDSYLKKRFGSDYYPPMSMLAPHSTAVYQLLVDVQNKTNRAEKLLDGLQIPDARKKLDEARKFMTLAWAQYNEGNYAMAYELAMKANFDADFVISRSYSEINTIYQGSAKLQMTGEILQLEIMVNVLQKKGYDVTEIKALIEQAKEALNKGDYTTLLNELIPRIKTEIAQLTLGRPIPRVPGGKDRGRP, encoded by the coding sequence GTGATCCTAAGAAAAGGCCTTGCATTGCTTATGGGTGTACTGATCGTATTAAGTTCCACGCTCACAGTTCATGCCGCTCAAGTCAGCATGAACCTAGTCATCCTCGTTAGCGACAACGAGGCGGACATGGCCGTGGCCAAGAACGTAGCGGAGATCCTCGGTGCCCAAGTGGTAGTAAGCCCCTGGGGAACCTACGACCCCGCGGCAAGCGCCGAGATCCTGACAATAAACCCAGACAGAGTGATAATAATCGGCGGCCCAGTGGCAATCCCAGAGGAGTACCCCAAAGACCTTGAGAGCTTTGGGATACCTTACGAAAGATGGTACGGTGAGACGAGGTACGAAACCAACCTAGCAGTCATAAAGATGCTGAAGGAGGAGTTCCGCGAGGCTTTCGGGGAGATAAAGTACGCCATCATAGTAAACGGCAGGGATGCAATTGCCATAGAGGCCTACTCCACAGGGCTTCTCAGCAAGTTCTTCAGCGATTGGAGTGACGGAAAGAGCATACTAATTCTAACCGATGTTGGAAAGGCCGATGAGACAATTCAGGCCCTGGACGAGCTCAACTCTCTCGTAGAAGTGAAATACGCCGCCACGTATTCGAAAACAATTAATTCGAAGCCGATGTTCCCCCTTAACGACGACCTCATAGATTCATACCTGAAAAAGCGCTTTGGCAGTGATTATTACCCCCCTATGAGCATGCTCGCTCCTCACTCAACAGCAGTATATCAGCTGCTGGTCGACGTCCAGAACAAGACCAACCGCGCTGAGAAGCTCCTCGACGGCCTCCAGATTCCCGACGCTAGGAAGAAGTTGGACGAGGCGAGGAAGTTTATGACACTGGCATGGGCTCAATACAACGAGGGCAATTACGCAATGGCCTACGAGCTGGCGATGAAGGCCAATTTCGACGCCGACTTCGTTATATCCCGGTCGTACAGCGAGATTAACACCATCTATCAGGGTTCTGCCAAACTGCAGATGACTGGGGAGATACTCCAGCTTGAGATTATGGTAAACGTCCTCCAGAAGAAGGGCTACGATGTGACTGAAATCAAAGCGCTCATAGAGCAGGCCAAGGAAGCCCTCAACAAGGGAGATTACACTACCCTCCTGAACGAGCTCATTCCAAGGATAAAGACGGAGATAGCCCAGCTGACCCTCGGGCGGCCCATTCCGAGAGTGCCGGGTGGAAAGGACAGGGGAAGACCATAA